The DNA segment CCTGACATGCCGTGTGTGTTGCTGATGAGATATGTTTAGCAAAATGTATCAATTTAGTTCCTGAATCTCAATTAAATAAACCCTAATTCCCATCTTCCCATGAATATGATGCATTTCTTGAGTGTTGTTGTAGATCCAGCAACTATTGAAGGAGGAAAAAATCAATTTCGGCACCATGATGGAAAGCGGAAGTGGAGGACTCGATGATGGGTTGCCGTTGCACTCACATAATAGCTATGCTTCGAGCTCGTCCatgcgaaaaagaagaaaaaaagatgagaaAATCGTTGTATTAGCAACCACTgcaactttttcttcaagtaAATAGTTCTATAATTCAACTACTTCATACTTTATTGTATATGCTTTCTCACTCACTGATCAAATCCCATTAAGATGTAATTACAAAAAATACCTTCCTTTTCTAtcattaattatgttttggtcATTAAGATCTTTAGTttcttattttcatgttttcttttttttaagaagaaGATTGATGCCTTTTTATTAGAAACTGCATAACATAAGCCAGTGCAAAGTTTTAAGGTCCTCAAGTTTAGTGCAATTAGTTCCAACTTATTACTTGTATGCTTAGCAACCATTTTGCTACTATAAGATAGAACACATCCAGATtaggataaaaattaaaaagagcaAACAGACACTCactctatgattgaaaaattaacTGATTTAATGATACATGAAAATGTACAACTTGCTTCATTTAcaatattgttattattacatTTTAGCAAATATctgatatttttttcattttgtgcATACTTTATAAGGAGTCAAGAAAAATACTCCTACCTTTAGCTTGGGCAAAGTTTAAGAGGGTAAATATGCAGTTGATTTCCATGCCCAGTTATTCATGTTACAAGCCTTATCCCGGTTATCTCAATGTAATTCACTGAAAATGCTTATAAGGGAGGAAACAGAACTTTTTATgtaatcaaaagagaagaacaAGATTCTACCTTATGTAATGATGCCACTCTTTTCTCCTGTTGCATGAGTATAACAGAAATAGGAGctacatattttatatatctaaAGTATAAAGAGAGTTAGAGACAGAACAGAACAGAATGTACTGCTCTATGGGAGAAATTGAATAATTCTTTGTAGTAACTTAGTTGTATTTATTCTATAGTCTGAAAAATGTTAATGGAATAGAGTTAATTTTGTCCATGTTAGAAATAGAGATTAAACTGGAGAAAGGATGGTATATTATTGAGTATATTCAAGTTGTCTGGTATGATACACTATAAAAAGGTATTTATAGAAGctaagagaatcgtaataataaagacgtaatattctataataaatatttagatatactaattgatcctaattatattctaacatcctccctcaaactcaagtgatgaaacttatttaaaacagcgaaataaagagaaaaaaattgcaaaaacgAATAAAACGGGTGCAGATGGAACTATCGGAAGGAAGCACAGATAGAACTACTTGTCTGAAGGAAGCACAAATGGAACTGCCGCTAATTTGAAGGAAGTGTAGATGGAACTGCCGCTTGTATGAAGGAAGTGCAGACAGAACTGCCGCTTgtctgaaggaagcgcagacgaAACTGCCGCTTGTCTAAAGGAAGCGCAGACAAAACTGCCGCTAtctgaaggaagcgcagacgaAACTGCCGCTTGTCTAAAGGAAGCGCAGACAAAACTGCCGCTATCTGAAGGAAGTGCAGACGAAACTGCCGCTAGAAGTGTAGAAACATATTTCTTGGTGGTGGAGAAACATCCTCATCAGTTGTGGAATGGGCAATGGCTGAAATAATAAAGAAACCAAAAGTGATGGAAAGAGCACAATCTGAAGTTAGAAGTGTTTATGGTAACAAAGGCTATGTGGATGAATCAGAATTGCACCAATTGACATACCTTAAGTGTGTCATCAATGAAACCTTAAGGTTACATCCACCTGTGCCATTGTTGATTCAAAGAGAGAACAAAGAACCATGCCAAATCAAAGGGTATCAAATTCCAGCCAATTCTAGAATTATTATCAATGCTTGGGCAATTGGAAGAGATCCAAGGTATTGGGTTGATGCCATGGATTTTAAGCCTGAGAGGTTTGTTGATGATTATTTAATTGATAATAGAGGCACAAACTTTGAATTTATTCCATTTGGTGGTGGAAGAAGAATGTGTCCCGGGATTGCATTTGCTTCACCAAACATGGAATTACCACTTGCTCAATTTCTTTACCATTTTGATTGGAAGCTTCCCGATGGAATCAAGAATGATGAACTTGATATGACTGAGTTGTTTGGGATCaccacaagaagaagaaatcatCTCTGTTTGATTCCCATTATTGTCAAGGATATGCATAAAGACAACAATGTAATTAGTAGTTAGGATTATTAGTTACATGTAGTTAGCCTTGGTGGTTTGTTAGGTAATTCTGTTAGTAATTCtatttgattctgtttttattcTAATATTGTGAGTAACCTATGTAAGCTCTTTATGAGGCTAAACTCTCCTATGGTCAATAACAAAATTTCCATTTCCTTCTTTTACTAATGTGTGATTAAATAGTTCTTTCTCTCTAAGCCTTCACTTATTTCTTACACACACTGCATATTCTTCAATATCACTTTATAGTATCAAGAGCATAGGTTCAGATCCGAACAGCACTTGAGGGAAACAGGGATTAATTGCATAAGAAAATATCTCCAAGATTAAACAAGTTGCAGATACTCTTACTATCCTTGGTAGCTCTGTCACTTCTGAAGAACATATGGATGCAATtcttgagagattgaattaggATTAACAGATGCTTATCCCTACAATAATGTATGATCAAACAAATCTCCCTTCTTGTTCGGATTACACAgatctaaaatataaatatacattaaaaataaatgaaattatatatgtatttatatgtaaatattagtggttaattttaatatacagaaaatatttttaatttttttattagattggtctagtggttagttTGTGTAAATAAGTGTTGGGAATTCGAATTTTGTATTGTGCATGTAGCAAAGTTAACATAAACTCTTAAATGAAGCTCTAATCTGTGAAGGATTAGTCCTTGGTCTATTGGGTTAAGGAATTctgtgaaaacaaaaaaaatctctatcttaaattaaaactttataattaaatcctttttaagtatttttttctgttaaaaagtatatatttttaaatatttttttgtttaccgATACATTAAGAGTACTATATAAAAAGACAATTtacttaatattattaaaataataaaattctaactTTTTGAATAATACAAATTAACCATTTGATTTATAAACATCATATATATCCAAAACAGTAAGTTCTNNNNNNNNNNNNNNNNNNNNNNNNNNNNNNNNNNNNNNNNNNNNNNNNNNNNNNNNNNNNNNNNNNNNNNNNNNNNNNNNNNNNNNNNNNNNNNNNNNNNNNNNNNNNNNNNNNNNNNNNNNNNNNNNNNNNNNNNNNNNNNNNNNNNNNNNNNNNNNNNNNNNNNNNNNNNNNNNNNNNNNNNNNNNNNNNNNNNNNNNNNNNNNNNNNNNNNNNNNNNNNNNNNNNNNNNNNNNNNNNNNNNNNNNNNNNNNNNNNNNNNNNNNNNNNNNNNNNNNNNNNNNNNNNNNNNNNNNNNNNNNNNNNNNNNNNNNNNNNNNNNNNNNNNNNNNNNNNNNNNNNNNNNNNNNNNNNNNNNNNNNNNNNNNNNNNNNNNNNNNNNNNNNNNNNNNNNNNNNNNNNNNNNNNNNNNNNNNNNNNNNNNNNNNNNNNNNNNNNNNNNNNNNNNNNNNNNNNNNNNNNNNNNNcggttaaagaatccaagagataactacttaatctaaggtagaacggaggtggttgtcaggcacacgttcatagttgagaataatgatgattgtcacggatcatcacattcatctagattaagaacaagtattatcttagaatggaagcaagcatgattgaatgagaaacagtagtaattgcattaatccatcaagacacagcagagctcctcacccccaaccatggggtttagagactcatgctgtagaaagtacacaaagaaaacgtgtaaagtgtcatgaggttctatggtacagatacaatgtcaaagcgccgttgagagcgcgccaattgggcttctgtagctccagaaaatccacttcgagtgcagggaggtcagaatccaacagcatctgcagtcctttttggtctcggaatcagatttttgctcaggaccctgaatttcagccagaaaatacctgaaatcacagaaaaacacacaaactcatagtaaagtccagaaaagtgaattttagctaaaaactaataaaaatatactaaaatctaactaaattatactaaaaacatactaaaaacaatgccaaaaagcatacaaattatccgctcatcacccccCCTCAAACGTTACCATTCGTGCTTGAATATGAAATAATGTTCATTCTTTACACTCGAAACCGCTattgaaaaatttcaaaatctctcAAACCACGTTCGTCTCTACAAAAACTGCTGCTATCGAAGAATCACGTGAAGCTTccgaaaggaaaaagaaaaaacaaacaaaaacaagaatgcatatttcacaaggtatgagaaatactattattataatgttaatttaatttctcgCATATCTTGCGTTTCTCCTAGTTCGATTTAAGGTTTAATGGATTGAGTTGTTTTGTTTAGTAGATCGACTTATTCTGATCCTATTTTTTTCCGTAACTAGGATATACGAATGAAAATGTGgttctaatattttatattggttttgatatataattcggTTCATCATTTACTTTAATTGAGTTCATTTGCATGCAGAAATATTTTCCTTACTGATTGAAtatttatcacattttattcaAACATGAATAGAATTCGATTCATTGGGGTTGGTGATTTACATTTACTTGATTGTTAAGTGTTCACTTGAGTTCATTTGCGTGCAGAAATATTTTCTCTTAATGATTGAATGTCTATCGCATTTTATTCAAACGTGCATAATATTCGGTTTATTGGAGTTGGTGATTTacattcacttgattgttaagTGTTCACTTGAGATCATTTgcatacaaaaataatttaaaatgtacTTTTCTTGCTGATAGAATATTATTTATCAACTTTTattcaaatatgaataaaattccGTTCACTGGAATCTGAGTTAGGTTCACCTTATTCAAATGTGCATACTTGTGTTTGTATTGAGTAAAGTATAACCAATTTTTGTATCCTtacagcaaaaataaaaaagatgatggtgacaaaaaaaggagaatccGCACTATAATGTTGACTCGTTGTAATTAAAACACTAATTTGTTTGACTTgtttaaaaaaacaaacacttctttaatgtatatatatgaatattatcGTAAATGTTAATGAAAATCTAATGTTAATGTACATATGTGAATGTTAATcgaaattaatattaatttatatatctgTTGGAACTATCTGTGTTGCTATTTTTTTAGGTTCACAGTGAATGGATTTAGTATATTTATCAAACATCAAGAGTCCCAAAAACACAAATGAACGAACCGAAATTAATACACTGAATGATTCGAAAAAGTGTATATATCTATTCACTTTCAGAAATATCTAAACTCTTTTGACATAACACAATTGCAGAAAgctaatttaaaaaacaaaaaatgactATTTAATAAAGAATaacatcaataaaaaattaaccgtTCTATAACTTCaatgaaccaaattttgttcatACATGAATGAAaatttatgttaataaaaactaaaactccTATAATCCTCTTCGAAATCATATCATATGCATTATAAAGGCTAGAACTTGACTGAATCATTAATCCACCATCTAAAAGGTTCAACtgcaaaaaacaaaatattattttatcaactTCTTCCAGTGTCTTGAAAGTCATCCCAACCTTTGAGACAAATTGTTCATCTACAACCCACATGGATTGCAAAATGAACCGAAAATGTTATTAAAGCGAAACCATTATATAATACCAAATGAACCGAATATTTTCCatcatataaatttaaattcaaacacCTACCTCCATGGTGAAccgaaaatataattaaaacgAAACCATTGTGTAATACTAAATAAACCAAACAttgtccattatataaattaaaattcagaTCACTTGCGTCTAGAATGAACCGAGAAATACTCTCTAAATGAAACTAATGTACAATACTGAATGAACCGAACattgtatatataaaatcaaatttgaaagaCCTGTGTCTAGAATTCAGAGattgcattccattcaattcaattcaattcaattcaattcaaaacacCTGAGTCTAGAATTTAgcaattgcattccattcagttcaatttaaaattgaataattaaaacCTCCTCCGCTTTATTCGATTCAGAAGAATAATCCAAATCGCTTTCATTCAACTaatttgaagttgaatcattcattgttttgacacaactagaaaatggattaatacagacagatatacagacagatttagtcCTTATTACAGATAGATTTTttattaccgacggattttgtccctctgtaaaagcctcatcgaaaattatttaccgacggatttttttccgtcgaaaaattaccgacggatttttaccagttaTCGACGGATTTTCTCTCTGTAAATTCTCCATCCATTTCCCGAAGGCGACAAACATTTcgacggatttttcgtctgtaattacagacggatttccGATAGATTTTTCGTCtataattacagacgaattttttgacggatttttcgtctgtaattatagacgaatttttcgacggatttttcgtctgtaattacagacggaattacagacgaattttctgtctgtaattacagacaaattttttgacagattttctgtctgtaattacagataaATTTTCCAacagattttccgtctgtaatttgaaCCTTGGAAAATCATCTGACACTCTGATTATAGACAGAAAATCCCTTTGTAAATCCGTCAGTGaggtaaaatagaatttttttatttttccaattacaaaataaacttattttcatacaaaataattataaatttaatacaaatttttatctaatttgtattcaaataattataatatttcaaaaaataaacaaattcatcatATTTAtcaagcaagtcaatataattcaaaacatagacaaaatgTATTGATACATTAACTACAATCCTCAGTGTATTATTCAACTAACCATACTAAATTTATCAACTATAATTCATAACATTTATTATATGAGAAAAATTACATTATGCAAATCTTTACAAGCCAATCAACCAGTATCCCGCACATGCTTTGAGTAATGTCGTGTTGCTTTATATCTCTTAATGCAATTGGAAGGTGCTCGTTCCTTTCTTCCAATTTCTTTTGCAATCTTCCAATTTCAAACTCCATGCTCTTGGCTTTAGTCTCTGCTTCCTGCATGATTAAAGAAAAAttccattaaaaaaaaacatgacCCCACAACTCAAAAAGTAGAAACGATTGATAtcagaatttgaaaaattttcaccaAATATGGCCAAAAAGTAAACCcaatttttggggttttttttaATTGCAACAAAAAGGACACAGAAGGTAGCAactcaaaaattgaaaataaaataatcttaaGTTCATAACCTTGTACCTTTCTTGTTAAGGTTTCTTTGGCATAAGATTGTTCATGTGAAGCAAGATGGTTCCGAATATCCCTCAACTCTGCAACCAAAGACACCACGTTGCGCTTGAAATTCTGCTTCTTTTCGTTTAAATCCTTCAATGGTGGATCAATATCTCTTGCTAATGCTACAGTACTCATCactgaagaagatgatgatggttTCTCAGATGCTGAcatgaccaattttttttaggttcTTCAACTATGCACGTCTCTgctataacaataataataataaaaataatatgttaCATATATGGTGTAATGAAATCGTGTTTTGTATTGTTTATGAACAAAAATAAGATCTTATGGACCAAAGATTAGAAGTTTACTTTACTGGTCCATCGTATGAAAATATTTACTATGCCTAATTCGCTCTGCCATGTGAAATGAACATGGTAGTTGgtacaattaatatataatcaacaaaacaaaatgGAAATagcaaatttattaaaataaaatgataataacAATAGAAAACACAAAGTGGCTTAGAAAGTACTATAACCAAATTTGAATTGGtctagtaataaaataaaataaaatataccaaTCAGATgccacaaaaattaaaaagaaaaagggcttCAACTTAATTTTCCGATTCACAAAAAGGTTGCTActgtattcaaattttaaagttttcttTTCTACAACTATATACTAGATATAATCCATCCGTcgacaaaattcaaatttgccAAAGGGGCTGCATCCATTATCAGGGGAACCAAGCTTCAACGCAACGCATTACAATAATAAACAGCTccaattgaaaaaatttaaaaaaattagaactatAGTTACATACCATCTTGTTTCGTAGTACTCTTTTCTCCAGCTGTGACAGCCTGATTCTCAAACAGGAATAGTTCATTactaattagataaaaaaaagttcATTGGCATCaaataacttaataaaatttaattacaaattatataAAACCACTTCAACTGCTAGGAAGTGGAGAAGGACGACTCACCAGAACAGAACCGGCCAAATAGCTGGTGGGGAGGCCAGTGGTGTATGACTCTTCCATGGAACGCAATATATCACAGTCATCAATAAGTGGTAAATGAACTTAGATTCCCAAATCCTGAAAATAGAATTATGTAGCCATTACATAAAAGAAAACATTTTATGCACTTTCACTTTCATGTTAGAGAAAGTGTACTAAATAAAAGATTTATACCGTTTCAGAAAGCATTGCTACTTCAGCTTGAACTTGTTGGTTCATCTCAAATGAGTTTTACGAGTTTATAAGAATATGGATTACTGCACTTGACCACACCTTCATTTCCCCACACACCAGGCCTgaaaatgttttaatttgaGAGGGAGAAACAAGTAAGCAGTTAATTTGAGAAAATGTCCAAAATGGTGCAGTCACAGATGGAAATTGGCATTGATTGTATGAAATACCACAGTTAGCAACTTACGCATCAAGAAATAGCCCAGCATCACTGAGACACTTCACTTTTGACAAAATGCATTCCTTTCGACATCAGATCCTCCATTGCAGCCATCCAAATGCGCTGTCCTCGGAATTGTAGACGTCCAGCCTATCTCAGTAGACAACATTCACTTAGTTTTGTGTGGTAACCCTTATTCTATGAATGTCGTTACCAATGTGTTGTCTCTGAGATTCAAACTCTACCTTATGTTCACTGTCCCTATCAAAAGAGGCACCATCACAATAACAAAATTTCACTCTGTTCCAGTTGAAAAAATCTACAATCACAAACGAACAAGAAGTCAAACGAGATGGTTAACTCTATAGGTAGAaga comes from the Arachis duranensis cultivar V14167 chromosome 7, aradu.V14167.gnm2.J7QH, whole genome shotgun sequence genome and includes:
- the LOC107496249 gene encoding cytochrome P450 71D10-like — protein: MAEIIKKPKVMERAQSEVRSVYGNKGYVDESELHQLTYLKCVINETLRLHPPVPLLIQRENKEPCQIKGYQIPANSRIIINAWAIGRDPRYWVDAMDFKPERFVDDYLIDNRGTNFEFIPFGGGRRMCPGIAFASPNMELPLAQFLYHFDWKLPDGIKNDELDMTELFGITTRRRNHLCLIPIIVKDMHKDNNVISS
- the LOC127740642 gene encoding nuclear envelope-associated protein 2-like isoform X1 — translated: MEESYTTGLPTSYLAGSVLAVTAGEKSTTKQDASEKPSSSSSVMSTVALARDIDPPLKDLNEKKQNFKRNVVSLVAELRDIRNHLASHEQSYAKETLTRKEAETKAKSMEFEIGRLQKKLEERNEHLPIALRDIKQHDITQSMCGILVDWLVKICIM
- the LOC127740642 gene encoding nuclear envelope-associated protein 1-like isoform X2 — translated: MSASEKPSSSSSVMSTVALARDIDPPLKDLNEKKQNFKRNVVSLVAELRDIRNHLASHEQSYAKETLTRKEAETKAKSMEFEIGRLQKKLEERNEHLPIALRDIKQHDITQSMCGILVDWLVKICIM